The following proteins come from a genomic window of Manduca sexta isolate Smith_Timp_Sample1 chromosome 6, JHU_Msex_v1.0, whole genome shotgun sequence:
- the LOC115452089 gene encoding tight junction protein ZO-1 isoform X7 — MNNLNYITMKLDNFGFEKLQTAERNAGWETHRVRLNRVQGYGFGIAVSGGRDNPHFANGDPSIAVSDVLRGGPAEDKLQVNDRIVSVNGIPLENVEYARAVQVLRDSGATVSLVVRRRAPAPPPTAPTTIKLALTRNGKKEDFGIVLGCKLYVKELTMRAREQLNQAGQGLCEGDVVTRINNTSVTDAMTLKEARKLVESCKDRLNLVVTRELIREETVTNGNYQNNYSSLDAPSHNVYPGTEPLSSAYSSSGQNLYVAAPVRGGAGDARRGPMSHEVEQPPRPPPPRNEDYYSSRRQLYEEDVMNNQMNQMNQRNKPPSEPRLISFQKEGSVGLRLCGGNRSGVFVSGVQPTSPAALQGLQPADKILKVNDMEMKGVTREEAVLFLLSLQERIDLIVQHSPDEYNAVASGQMPGDSFHIKTHFHYTEPTDGEMSFRCGDVFHVVDTLHNGTVGAWQVYRIGRNNQEVQKGTIPNKARAEELATAQFNATKKEMSGNDGKHNFFRRRRSTHRRSKSLGKEHWDEVVLSDSISKFPAYERVVLTQPGFVRPLIVLGAVADLARDRLLSDSPDKFASPKMDSTLEDSKTKSTGIIRLSSIRTIMERGKHALLDITPNAVDRLNYAQFYPIVIFLKADNKHIIKQLRAGLPKSAHKSSKKLLEQCQHMERVWGHVFTHTITLSEANQNTWFSKLVDLIQRTQQQQLWVSETKRPEPLSDDFLFSMSSSTENRLSYASSPESDLEVSPPPAPRLVKSSSDPSIATTQDNMDRDDDINHMADAVPPPYTQGSYGDSKYGFSANTNGPTMGHSHGHMGPPGDAPPYQANPMTHSPPHSPLYGTVPELPPRGPVSGAGGAGGAGGAGGAVSRPAGGVLLPAPPPGRPPHSLRHNPSQNTRPSAQERLFGPPKDSGDEATYTARPTSMIIPTQSQGSLDRHRHPNNPQSSYDGTSSYEYSSASNNGSAVGSCRLPPNAPDDLKVAPPSIKMEPPPPPNPAVMQTQSPQRNSNSHEHNSLDYRGPENNYRSADNYRSPQQSRPPPMNGNSPHTPMHARGPSLPNVPTNDHAKYSGGRTNSASQADYARGVPAGAGGGGGGPTGGGAVPPYKPVPPPKPKHYRPPDAAPMHPRNGSLEPSLAPPQRGGGFGPAPHYSHQHSLSQPAHRPANHNYPQQNMYGGQMPPQSPPYSGPPSHHRAINLPHNPHLIDLAGSREQRGSAFELYRKPQHMHNLSSSDVMNSSVERDETFSPKTKKKLSKKPSFIKNAVLDLFRSKTKASQKVSRQKSLCESDLQHRHQPNHMPMLRREKSDLSDMSIHMRNQQIRNQMLQRSNSSSCEKPVLKPILKRQSSFCDDRNGSICTIRDYDAKPVMKNLRRQNSMCDIETEPKVTPLLRRQNSLIDYSRRGIYGQNSSFNMITKIDPIYQRQQQIKHEPFHPTQPLPPEPVYQSKEHLVYDPIPKPRRTYTSVYDTSSENPYGSRSEVSNQSFESPYGNSQTVAMPLMDPPYATKAECIRESPYASRNELIAENPYTNRQEMAQQSESTLTESPYSSKEQILKSRIMSDSPYATKEEMLRQRFSESPYNTKEEMLKQRMEGSFTMKEPTYGKRTYEPPPSTSWSECPYATRPDRRLYTPTNFAGRASPMSKCMSEPPYATRTEMMARIEQTESPYATRSEVKSSCSDGQCSSRHEVLDVRHDVRPASAECTYVSKQEILSQKAALIASKETSYSIKLEEKLEIIKQRNQAKKDMIYQTRKDTNESDAAKIREPLYVSKRELKESVIYESHQETKEAPPESQVSSPRSSPYELSDANHLSRREQIYQTKAEAENALKTDTFQEIDFSTLRLTESKTDAEKSMTAESNVLKGEAIYAPRLHGKPDHISNALKVTSSPIPYESTTSMETHYASECSMNFENKPQSTPYTSQDLQEQSPKMNKTVTFCEKIIEKSPETSEENSQNITTSQNETTVINNQTAIQTTLSESTESKTQEVEPEGPHTTWGIFDSEGGVLEDRQWGVSLIIPPKAIAPGIKQKIYFTVSDPRLSQRVGGPPIDMDNGEAMLSPLVMCGPQGLVFLRPVTLRLPHCANAIPSLGLTIKATDTEAHLSTDWDQIHLPATTTLNTVAVKVDHF, encoded by the exons ACCGCTGAGCGCAACGCCGGCTGGGAAACTCATCGTGTGCGGCTGAACCGCGTTCAGGGCTACGGGTTCGGGATCGCAGTTTCGGGGGGAAGGGATAACCCCCACTTCGCGAACGGAGACCCCTCTATCGCCGTCTCCGATGTACTCCGAGGAGGCCCTGCTGAGGATAAATTGCA GGTGAACGACAGGATAGTGTCAGTGAACGGTATCCCCCTGGAGAACGTAGAGTATGCCCGCGCGGTGCAGGTGCTGCGCGACTCGGGCGCGACGGTGTCGCTGGTGGTGCGGAGGcgcgcgccggcgccgccgcccACAGCCCCCACCACCATCAAACTCGCGCTTACCAGGAATGGGAAGAAAGAAG ATTTTGGCATCGTCCTAGGCTGCAAACTGTACGTCAAGGAACTAACGATGCGAGCGAGGGAACAGCTGAACCAGGCCGGCCAGGGTCTATGCGAAGGAGACGTCGTCACGAGGATCAATAACACATCCGTCACAGACGCCATGACCCTCAAAGAGGCCAGGAAACTGGTGGAGTCCTGCAAGGACAGACTTAACCTCGTGGTCACTAGAGAGCTGATCAGGGAAGAGACAGTCACTAATGGAAATTACCAGAACAATTATAGTAGTTTAG ACGCACCATCGCACAACGTGTACCCAGGCACGGAGCCTCTATCGTCGGCGTACTCGAGCAGCGGCCAGAACTTGTACGTGGCGGCGCCGGTCAGGGGCGGCGCGGGGGACGCGCGGCGGGGGCCCATGTCGCACGAGGTCGAACAGCCGCCCCGACCCCCGCCGCCTAGGAATGAAG ATTACTACAGTAGTAGAAGACAGTTATACGAAGAAGATGTAATGAATAACCAAATGAATCAAATGAATCAAAGGAATAAACCACC AAGCGAACCGCGGCTAATAAGTTTCCAAAAGGAAGGGTCGGTGGGACTCCGGTTGTGCGGCGGGAACAGGTCCGGCGTGTTCGTGTCGGGGGTCCAGCCCACCAGCCCGGCGGCGCTGCAGGGCCTGCAGCCCGCTGACAAAATACTCAAG GTAAACGACATGGAGATGAAAGGCGTGACTCGCGAGGAGGCGGTGCTGTTTTTACTGAGCCTGCAGGAGCGGATCGACCTCATCGTACAACACTCGCCGGACGAATACAACGCGGTGGCCAGCGGGCAGATGC CGGGTGATTCGTTCCACATAAAGACGCATTTCCACTACACGGAGCCGACGGACGGCGAGATGTCGTTCCGCTGCGGCGACGTGTTCCACGTGGTGGACACGCTCCACAACGGCACCGTCGGCGCCTGGCAGGTTTACAGGATAG GTCGCAACAACCAAGAGGTCCAGAAAGGAACAATACCAAACAAGGCGCGGGCGGAGGAGCTCGCCACCGCGCAGTTCAACGCCACCAAGAAGGAGATGTCCGGCAACGACGGCAAGCACAACTTCTTCAGGCGCCGCCGCTCCACGCACAGGCGCAGCAAGAGTCTCGGGAAG GAGCACTGGGACGAGGTGGTGCTGTCGGACAGCATCAGCAAGTTCCCCGCGTACGAGCGCGTGGTGCTGACGCAGCCGGGGTTCGTGCGGCCGCTCATCGTGCTCGGCGCCGTGGCCGACCTGGCGCGCGACCGCCTGCTCAGCGACAGCCCCGACAAGTTCGCCTCGCCCA AGATGGATAGCACACTAGAAGACAGCAAGACGAAGTCCACAGGGATCATCCGCCTGTCCAGCATCCGCACGATCATGGAGCGAGGGAAGCACGCGCTGCTCGACATCACACCCAACGCGGTGGACAGACTCAACTACGCACAGTTCTACCCTATAGTGATATTCCTCAAAGCGGATAACAAGCATATCATCAAACAGTTGAGAGCTGGGCTACCCAA GTCTGCTCACAAATCATCCAAGAAGCTTCTAGAACAATGCCAACACATGGAACGTGTTTGGGGTCACGTGTTCACGCACACCATCACACTGAGCGAAGCCAACCAGAACACGTGGTTCAGCAAGCTGGTAGACCTCATTCAGAGGACGCAACAGCAACAACTATGGGTGTCTGAGACCAAG AGGCCTGAGCCGTTGTCGGACGACTTTCTGTTCTCAATGTCGTCGAGTACGGAGAACCGATTGTCGTACGCGTCGAGTCCGGAGAGCGACCTGGAAGTGAGCCCACCGCCTGCGCCGAGACTCGTCAAGTCCTCGTCGGACCCGTCGATAGCCACCACGCAGGACAACATGGACCGCGACGACGATATCAATCACATGGCTGACGCTGTACCGCCTCCCTATACG CAAGGCAGCTACGGCGACAGCAAGTACGGTTTCTCAGCGAACACCAACGGGCCCACTATGGGCCACAGCCATGGACATATGGGCCCGCCGGGCGACGCGCCACCGTACCAGGCCAATCCTATGACGCATTCGCCACCGCATTCGCCTTTGTATGGAACAG TTCCAGAGCTGCCGCCGCGCGGGCCGGtgagcggcgcgggcggcgcgggcggtgcgggcggcgcggggggcgcggtgAGCCGGCCGGCGGGCGGCGTGCTGctccccgcgccgccgccgggCCGGCCGCCGCACTCGCTACGACATAACCCCTCG CAAAACACTCGTCCAAGCGCCCAGGAGCGTCTGTTCGGTCCGCCCAAGGACTCCGGCGACGAGGCGACGTACACCGCGCGTCCCACCAGCATGATCATCCCCACGCAGAGCCAGGGCTCGCTCGACAGGCACAGGCATCCCAACAACCCG CAAAGTTCGTACGACGGCACCTCCTCGTACGAGTACAGCAGCGCGTCCAACAACGGGTCGGCGGTGGGCTCGTGCCGGCTGCCGCCCAACGCGCCCGATGATCTCAAAGTCGCGCCGCCTTCTAT aaaaatggAACCGCCTCCGCCTCCGAACCCAGCGGTGATGCAGACACAAAGCCCGCAGAGGAATTCCAACTCACACGAGCACAACTCCTTGGATTACAGAGGCCCTGAAAACAATTACAG GTCGGCCGACAACTACCGCAGCCCGCAGCAGAGCCGGCCGCCGCCCATGAACGGCAACAGTCCGCACACGCCGATGCACGCGCGGGGACCCTCGCTGCCCAACGTGCCCACCAACGACCATGCCAAATACAG CGGCGGACGCACCAACTCAGCCTCTCAAGCGGACTACGCGCGCGGCGTGCCCGCCGGGGccggcggcgggggcgggggcCCCACCGGCGGGGGGGCCGTGCCGCCCTACAAGCCCGTGCCGCCGCCCAAGCCCAAGCACTACCGCCCGCCCGACGCCGCACCCATGCATCCGAGGAATGGG AGCCTGGAGCCGTCCCTGGCGCCCCCACAGCGCGGCGGGGGCTTCGGTCCGGCGCCGCACTACTCGCACCAGCACTCGCTCTCACAGCCCGCGCACCGCCCCGCCAACCACAACTACCCGCAG CAGAACATGTATGGAGGTCAGATGCCGCCACAGTCGCCGCCTTACTCGGGCCCGCCGTCCCACCACCGCGCCATCAACCTGCCACACAACCCACACCTCATCG ATTTAGCAGGTAGTAGAGAGCAACGCGGCTCCGCATTTGAACTATACAGGAAACCACAACACATGCATAACTTGAG TTCATCCGATGTCATGAACTCGAGCGTGGAGCGAGACGAGACCTTTTCGCCAAAAACTAAAAAGAAATTGTCTAAAAAGCCGTCTTTCATAAAAAATGCCGTACTCGATTTGTTCCGTTCGAAAACGAAAGCGTCACAGAAGGTGTCGCGGCAGAAGTCGTTGTGTGAGAGTGATTTGCAGCACCGACATCAGCCAAATCACATGCCGATGCTCAGACGAGAGAAGTCTGACCTCAGCGACATGAGCATTCACATGAGGAACCAACAGATCAGGAACCAAATGTTGCAACGAAGCAACTCGTCTTCCTGTGAAAAGCCTGTTCTCAAACCGATCCTCAAACGACAGAGCTCATTTTGTGACGACAGAAATGGTTCTATATGTACCATAAGAGATTATGACGCCAAACCAGTGATGAAGAATTTGAGAAGGCAAAATTCAATGTGTGACATTGAAACTGAACCAAAAGTTACCCCGCTGTTGCGTAGACAGAACTCCCTCATAGATTACAGTAGAAGGGGGATCTATGGACAGAATTCCAGCTTTAACATGATTACCAAAATAGACCCTATTTACCAAAGacaacaacaaataaaacatgaacCATTCCACCCAACACAACCACTACCTCCCGAACCGGTGTACCAAAGCAAAGAACATTTAGTTTACGATCCTATTCCTAAACCAAGGAGAACGTACACTTCCGTTTACGATACTTCTAGCGAGAACCCATACGGTAGCCGCTCTGAAGTTTCAAACCAAAGTTTCGAAAGCCCGTACGGAAATTCTCAAACTGTTGCCATGCCACTGATGGATCCTCCGTATGCTACTAAAGCTGAATGCATCAGAGAAAGTCCTTATGCTTCTAGAAATGAACTTATAGCGGAAAATCCATATACTAATCGACAAGAAATGGCTCAGCAATCTGAATCCACGCTCACAGAATCTCCTTATTCTAGCAAAGAGCAAATTTTAAAGTCCAGAATTATGTCGGACAGCCCTTATGCAACTAAAGAAGAAATGTTACGGCAAAGATTTTCTGAATCTCCTTACAACACAAAGGAAGAAATGCTTAAACAAAGAATGGAGGGTTCATTTACTATGAAGGAACCTACATATGGCAAAAGGACATATGAACCGCCGCCAAGCACATCTTGGTCCGAATGTCCTTATGCAACAAGACCTGACAGAAGGCTGTATACGCCCACAAACTTCGCAGGAAGGGCATCGCCTATGAGTAAATGTATGAGTGAGCCACCTTATGCTACTAGAACAGAAATGATGGCAAGAATTGAACAGACAGAATCTCCATATGCAACTCGTTCGGAAGTGAAATCCAGTTGTTCTGACGGCCAGTGCAGCAGTCGTCATGAAGTATTAGACGTTCGACATGACGTACGGCCGGCGTCAGCAGAATGTACTTATGTATCTAAACAAGAGATCTTGTCTCAAAAAGCTGCTCTCATAGCCAGCAAAGAGACATCATATAGCATAAAACTGGAAGAAAagttagaaattataaaacagcGAAACCAAGCGAAAAAAGATATGATATATCAAACTAGAAAGGATACTAACGAAAGTGATGCCGCAAAAATAAGAGAACCGTTGTACGTATCAAAAAGAGAATTGAAAGAAAGCGTGATATACGAATCACACCAAGAGACAAAAGAGGCACCACCAGAGTCACAAGTTAGTAGTCCTAGAAGCAGCCCTTATGAATTAAGCGATGCAAATCACTTATCTCGACGAGAGCAGATATATCAAACCAAGGCTGAAGCTGAGAATGCTTTGAAAACAGACACATTCCAGGAAATTGACTTTTCAACGTTGAGATTAACTGAATCTAAAACAGATGCCGAAAAGTCAATGACTGCTGAAAGCAATGTTTTGAAAGGGGAAGCAATATACGCTCCTAGGTTGCATGGAAAACCAGATCATATTTCAAATGCACTAAAAGTGACATCATCTCCTATTCCATACGAATCAACAACATCCATGGAAACTCATTATGCTTCAGAATGTAGTatgaattttgaaaacaaaCCACAAAGTACACCATACACATCACAAGACCTGCAAGAACAATCGCCAAAAATGAACAAAACTGTAACGTTTTGCgagaaaataattgaaaagaGTCCAGAAACTAGTGAAGAGAATTCGCAGAATATAACTACGAGTCAGAACGAAACAACGGTAATAAACAATCAGACGGCAATACAGACGACACTATCAGAAAGCACTGAATCCAAAACTCAAGAGGTTGAGCCCGAAGGACCTCATACAACATGGGGAATATTTGATAGCGAAGGAGGCGTATTAGAAGATCGACAATGGGGCGTATCTTTGATAATACCACCAAAGGCTATCGCTCCGGGCATCAAACAAAAGATCTACTTTACGGTGTCAGATCCGCGACTGAGCCAGCGTGTGGGGGGACCTCCCATCGATATGGATAACG GTGAAGCGATGCTATCCCCACTGGTGATGTGCGGGCCCCAAGGCCTGGTGTTCCTCAGGCCGGTGACCCTTAGACTTCCTCACTGCGCCAACGCCATACCTTCATTAGGACTAACCATCAAAGCAACAGACACAGAAGCCCACCTCAGCACCGATTGGGATCAGATTCATCTGCCAGCGACTACGACGTTGAACACCGTTGCTGTCAAAGttgatcatttttaa